In Chaetodon trifascialis isolate fChaTrf1 chromosome 6, fChaTrf1.hap1, whole genome shotgun sequence, one DNA window encodes the following:
- the isl1a gene encoding insulin gene enhancer protein isl-1 isoform X1, whose translation MGDMGDPPKKKRLVSLCVGCGNQIHDQYILRVSPDLEWHAACLKCAECSQYLDESCTCFVRDGKTYCKRDYIRLYGIKCAKCNIGFSKNDFVMRARSKVYHIECFRCVACSRQLIPGDEFALRDDGLFCRADHDVVERASLGPGDPLSPLHPARPLQMAAEPISARQPALRPHVHKQPEKTTRVRTVLNEKQLHTLRTCYNANPRPDALMKEQLVEMTGLSPRVIRVWFQNKRCKDKKRSLLMKQLQQQQPNDKTNIQGMTGTPMVAASPERHDGGIQANQVEVQSYQPPWKVLSDFALQSDIDQPAFQQLVSFSEGGPGSNSTGSEVASMSSQLPDTPNSMVSSPIEA comes from the exons ATGGGAGACATGGGGGATCCGCCGAAAA AGAAACGGCTGGTGTCTCTGTGCGTGGGCTGCGGGAACCAGATCCACGACCAGTATATCCTGCGGGTATCCCCGGACCTGGAGTGGCATGCCGCCTGTCTCAAATGTGCCGAGTGCAGTCAGTACTTGGATGAGTCGTGCACGTGCTTCGTCAGGGACGGAAAAACTTACTGTAAACGGGATTACATCAG GTTATACGGGATTAAATGCGCTAAATGCAACATCGGCTTCAGCAAGAACGACTTTGTAATGAGGGCACGTTCCAAGGTCTACCACATCGAGTGTTTCCGCTGCGTGGCCTGCAGCCGGCAGCTCATCCCGGGGGACGAGTTCGCTTTGCGGGATGACGGGCTCTTCTGTCGGGCCGACCACGACGTGGTAGAACGGGCCAGTCTGGGCCCCGGAGACCCGCTCAGCCCGCTGCACCCTGCCAGACCGCTACAGATGGCAG CAGAACCAATCTCTGCTCGGCAGCCCGCACTGCGACCTCACGTCCACAAACAGCCGGAAAAGACCACGCGCGTCCGGACGGTGCTGAACGAGAAGCAGCTGCACACGCTGCGGACTTGCTACAACGCCAACCCGAGGCCCGACGCCCTAATGAAGGAGCAGCTGGTAGAGATGACCGGCCTCAGCCCGCGGGTCATCCGGGTCTGGTTCCAGAATAAGCGGTGtaaagacaagaagaggagtctgctgatgaagcagctgcagcagcagcagcccaatGACAAAACG AACATCCAGGGAATGACGGGCACCCCGATGGTGGCAGCGAGTCCGGAGCGGCACGACGGCGGCATCCAGGCCAACCAGGTGGAGGTGCAGAGCTACCAACCTCCCTGGAAAGTCCTCAGCGACTTCGCCCTGCAGAGCGACATCGACCAGCCGGCCTTCCAACAACTG GTCAGTTTCTCGGAGG
- the isl1a gene encoding insulin gene enhancer protein isl-1 isoform X2, which yields MGDMGDPPKKKRLVSLCVGCGNQIHDQYILRVSPDLEWHAACLKCAECSQYLDESCTCFVRDGKTYCKRDYIRLYGIKCAKCNIGFSKNDFVMRARSKVYHIECFRCVACSRQLIPGDEFALRDDGLFCRADHDVVERASLGPGDPLSPLHPARPLQMAEPISARQPALRPHVHKQPEKTTRVRTVLNEKQLHTLRTCYNANPRPDALMKEQLVEMTGLSPRVIRVWFQNKRCKDKKRSLLMKQLQQQQPNDKTNIQGMTGTPMVAASPERHDGGIQANQVEVQSYQPPWKVLSDFALQSDIDQPAFQQLVSFSEGGPGSNSTGSEVASMSSQLPDTPNSMVSSPIEA from the exons ATGGGAGACATGGGGGATCCGCCGAAAA AGAAACGGCTGGTGTCTCTGTGCGTGGGCTGCGGGAACCAGATCCACGACCAGTATATCCTGCGGGTATCCCCGGACCTGGAGTGGCATGCCGCCTGTCTCAAATGTGCCGAGTGCAGTCAGTACTTGGATGAGTCGTGCACGTGCTTCGTCAGGGACGGAAAAACTTACTGTAAACGGGATTACATCAG GTTATACGGGATTAAATGCGCTAAATGCAACATCGGCTTCAGCAAGAACGACTTTGTAATGAGGGCACGTTCCAAGGTCTACCACATCGAGTGTTTCCGCTGCGTGGCCTGCAGCCGGCAGCTCATCCCGGGGGACGAGTTCGCTTTGCGGGATGACGGGCTCTTCTGTCGGGCCGACCACGACGTGGTAGAACGGGCCAGTCTGGGCCCCGGAGACCCGCTCAGCCCGCTGCACCCTGCCAGACCGCTACAGATGGCAG AACCAATCTCTGCTCGGCAGCCCGCACTGCGACCTCACGTCCACAAACAGCCGGAAAAGACCACGCGCGTCCGGACGGTGCTGAACGAGAAGCAGCTGCACACGCTGCGGACTTGCTACAACGCCAACCCGAGGCCCGACGCCCTAATGAAGGAGCAGCTGGTAGAGATGACCGGCCTCAGCCCGCGGGTCATCCGGGTCTGGTTCCAGAATAAGCGGTGtaaagacaagaagaggagtctgctgatgaagcagctgcagcagcagcagcccaatGACAAAACG AACATCCAGGGAATGACGGGCACCCCGATGGTGGCAGCGAGTCCGGAGCGGCACGACGGCGGCATCCAGGCCAACCAGGTGGAGGTGCAGAGCTACCAACCTCCCTGGAAAGTCCTCAGCGACTTCGCCCTGCAGAGCGACATCGACCAGCCGGCCTTCCAACAACTG GTCAGTTTCTCGGAGG